In one window of Gymnogyps californianus isolate 813 chromosome 7, ASM1813914v2, whole genome shotgun sequence DNA:
- the LOC127018488 gene encoding histamine N-methyltransferase-like produces the protein MASPMRSLLTDPARYLQSFRLFLTNSTEHQCMREFVERELPAVIASVGNGKSTINILSVGGGAGEIDLLILSKVQARYPGVTINNDVIEPSADQILKYKEHVAETSNLENVKFTWHEETAYEYESRMNAEKKSKKWDFIHMIQMLYYVKDVPATIRYFHSLLEAQGKLLIILVSGTSGWETLWKKYGSSLPLDDLCSYVSSADITRILDSAGLKYQLHELPSYMDITSCFIEGNKDGELLLDFLTETCEFSKTAPPELKRQVMEELRKPECSEKRDGKVLFNNNLSVIVIEP, from the exons ATGGCATCGCCCATGAGGAGTTTGCTCACCGACCCCGCCAGATACCTCCAGTCTTTCCGCCTCTTCCTCACAAATTCGACCGAGCATCAGTGCATGCGGGAGTTCGTGGAGAGGGAGCTGCCGGCCGTGATAGCGAG tgttggaaATGGGAAGTCTACAATCAATATTCTAAGTGTTGGTGGTGGAGCAG GTGAGATTGACCTGCTGATCCTCTCAAAAGTACAAGCCAGATATCCAGGGGTCACCATCAACAACGATGTGATAGAGCCAAGTGCTGACCAAATCCTCAAGTACAAAG AGCATGTGGCTGAGACATCAAACCTCGAGAACGTAAAGTTTACCTGGCATGAGGAGACAGCTTATGAATATGAAAGTCGaatgaatgcagaaaagaaGTCTAAAAAATGGGACTTCATTCACATGATCCAG atgctgtattatGTGAAAGACGTCCCAGCGACTATCCGGTATTTCCACAGCCTCCTGGAAGCACAGGGGAAGCTCCTCATTATCCTGGTGTCAG GAACCAGTGGCTGGGAAACGCTGTGGAAGAAGTACGGGTCTTCCCTCCCTTTAGATGATCTCTGCTCTTATGTTTCTTCTGCTGATATTACAAGGATACTGGATTCAGCAGGGCTGAAGTACCAGCTCCACGAGCTCCCATCCTACATGGACATAACGAGCTGCTTTATCGAAGGAAACAAGGATGGGGAGCTGTTGCTGGATTTCCTGACAGAAACTTGTGAGTTTTCTAAAACTGCTCCTCCTGAGCTAAAGCGTCAGGTAATGGAAGAGTTAAGAAAGCCTGAATGCAGTGAAAAAAGAGATGGGAAGGTGCTTTTTAATAACAACCTGAGTGTAATAGTGATTGAGCCATGA